From the Acomys russatus chromosome 8, mAcoRus1.1, whole genome shotgun sequence genome, the window cccggccccAACTCCCACTGCAAACCAGCCCCAGGAGCTCAGCCAGAGCTGTGAGTTGAGTAAGTCCTTAGGTGGGAATTGAGCCAAGGGCAGAATTCCTGCCAACTGTTCACCTGCAGAGCCAGTTTAAGAGACCAGGAGGGGTCCCATGGAACCATACTGTGTTAACTCCCTGAACAGTAACCACTAGGGGCCAGAGGTGGTAAGGGACTGAAGGATCTTCAGACCTGTAGGCTCAGGTCTGTCCCAGTGTCCAGTATACATCCAAAAGTGTTATTTTAGGAGATGAGCCCTTTGCAGCCCCGCCCCGTGCCTTCGAGGGCTGCCAGTGCAGACAGCATCCAGAACTGAGGGGTTGAGGGTCACGGATGGCTCCCTTACCATTGGCCTGTAGAGTCCTTGCAGCCTGGCTCGTTTCCTCTAATAAAGGTTACTGGCcggctctctcccttccctcccaccgCGTGGGTCAGGAGCCCGCCATTACCTTAGGGTACTGCATTATCTACAGGGTTCCTTACAATTTGCTCTGACCTTTGTGAAGCACCCCTTTATGAAGACTTCCTCTGATTTCTCTTAACTGGGGGAATCTTGTTTCCTGCTGGGACCCTTGACTGATGGAAGGACCACCCGCCCTGGATCCCCTGGGCTGCCCTGGTTTGCAATAATGAGCCGTGCTATTATGCAGAAGTTTTTAGGTTTAGAAACATGTGTCTCATAAGCCTCTCATACCTCAGGTTGAAGACAAGCATGAagccattttgttcatttttagtcTGCTCCAGTACCCTGGCAGACCTTCCAGATTCTAAGTCCAAGCAGCTCAGGCTATAGCCTCATTTCCCCCAGGGCACTACTCCATTGTGACTTCACCCACTGAAGTCACCCGGGCGACAGTGCTGGATGTTCCATGCTAGAGTCTTGGgcctctcaggaggcagggacagcaggCCTGGTCAGCTCAGAGGACACTCTGTCCACAGTGTAAATGAGGACACTGCTGGCCCATGTCTGGCAGGGATGTAGAGGGCAGCCTCAGAGGCACCGGGCACTCCCGGCACCATGGATGACGCTGCCGTCCTCAAGCGACGAGGCTACATCATGGGGATAAACTTGGGAGAGGGCTCTTACGCCAAAGTCAAATCGGCTTACTCTGAGCGCCTGAAGTTCAACGTGGCGGTCAAAATCATCGACCGCAAGAAAGCCCCCGCGGACTTCCTGGAGAAGTTTCTTCCCCGGGAGATTGAGATTCTGGCCATGCTAAACCACCGCTCTATCGTCAAGACCTATGAGATCTTTGAGACATCGGATGGTAAGGTCTACATTGTCATGGAACTTGGGGTCCAGGGCGACCTCCTTGAATTCATCAAAACCAGAGGAGCCCTGCAAGAGGATGACGCTAGAAAGAAGTTCCACCAGCTCTCCTCGGCCATCAAGTACTGCCATGATCTGGATGTCGTCCACCGAGACCTCAAGTGCGAGAACCTTCTGCTCGACAAGGACTTCAACATCAAGCTGTCTGACTTCGGCTTCTCCAAGCGCTGCCTGCGGGACGATAGTGGTCGGCTGATATTAAGCAAGACCTTCTGTGGGTCAGCAGCTTACGCGGCCCCCGAGGTGCTGCAGGGCATCCCCTACCAGCCCAAGGTGTATGACATCTGGAGCCTGGGCGTGATCCTCTACATCATGGTCTGTGGCTCCATGCCCTACGATGACTCCAATATCAAAAAGATGCTGCGCATCCAGAAGGAGCACCGTGTCAACTTCCCACGCTCCAAACACCTGACCGGTGAGTGCAAGGACCTCATCTACCGGATGCTACAGCCAGATGTCAACCGACGACTGCACATCGATGAGATCCTCAACCACTGCTGGGTGCAGCCCAAGGCACGAGGTCTGTCCTCTGGAGCCATCAACAAGGAGGGGGAGAGCTCCCGGGCCACTGAGCCCCCATGGACCTCTGAACCTGGGCCTGATAAAAAGTCTGCCACCAAGCTGGAGTCTAGGGAGGAGGCACAACCCGAGGACCAACCTGAGACAAAACCTCAGGAAGACAATGTGCAAGTGTCCAGGCACTCAGAGACCCTGGGCCTCAGCAGCGAAGTGAACAGGGATACAGAGGAAGGGCACCCCCAACAGCCTCAGGAGACACATACTTAGCGAGCCTCTCGCAGCCCAGGGGGCCAGCAGGGAATGAGGCAGAGCTCATGGCTTGAAACCTGAGCCCAGAAGTcaagggatgagagagagaaggaagacagtCCTGGATGAGCTGCTATTTTCGtcactttcttctcctcccctttgaACTTGGTAACTAACATGGCTAAAGAAGCAATAAATAACTATATTGGTGCAGACCCTAAAGCGAATGTCTTTGCCCAGGCGACTGTCCTCCTGGGTTCCCCTTGTCTTCCTATTAGATTGCAAATCTTCATTCCTAGCTGTATCCTCAGCTGGACCAGTGAAAGGCTGCTTGGGGAGATTTGGAGGTAAGATAGCTAAGTGAAGAAGATACCGCTTCTAGAGGGAGGATGAGAGGTGCAGGGAAGGGTAGAGAGAAGGCAACGAGAGGACAGTCCAACAGGATGAACATGGCTGCCTGCCGAGGAAGGGCTAGAAGCCACAGCCCTGTCTCCTACTGGTAGAGCTGGCTGTTTGCATCAGGGCCTCAGGGTCTAGGCAGGCGTTTCCCTTTACCCCAGGGCTTCAGGCTGAACAAACCTATGAGGAGCTGAGGAGACTACAGAAGGCACATTGGTCAGCCCATATTACTTTTTGGACTCCCCAACTTGCTTGGCAGCTGGATTTTTCAGCTCTGCCCATCATGGGGCATGTTCCTCCGTGTCTAGTTGGCACCTAGTTCTCAACTGTGCCCTAAATTGCTCCACGCCATCATTTCCCAGCCCGGAAGGAAGGGGTGCCACTAGTTAACCCAAGCATGTCCCACTGCCctgtatagctttttttttttttttttggtttttcaagacaaggtttctctgtgtagccttggctttcctagacttgctttgtagaccatgttggcctcaaacttacagtgatctgcctgcttgtgcctcccaagtgttgggattaaaggcatgtgccaccacggcctggctcCCTGTATAGCTTTTAACTGCGTCCCATTCCCCTCTGATCCCAACAGGTTCCAGAGGAGATCACCTCAGCAGAGATAGAAGCTGACCTCAGCAAAGCAAAATTGGCAACATGTTTGAACCCTGTGGGCAAAGAAGGCAGCTACTGGTATTCCACATGGTCGGGCCTACATGTGGCACCGCTGGCTGCCATGCGCTGCCTGCCTTGCTTATATCATGTCCCAGGCAGTCCTCACCTTGCTGTGTGGTGCCTTTCTCTTCACCTCACTCTGGGCAACCTCATGGAGGTCTAAGGGTTTAATacacaaaaacaagaacatttaGACTCATCTCAACTCTGTCCCCACCTATGTCTCTACTTTGAGAAGAAGACACCAGTGCCAAGTACCCTGGGGAATGAATTCCTGAATGCATTCTTcttgccaccccaccccctccacacctAGCCCACCTTCACCCTACTGTCTGCTGACCCACCCCTCATCTCCCAGTGTTCACTGCTATACCCAGGCTACCACCCACAGAAAGGATTTCAACACCACCTCATCCCTGTACCCCAACACATGTCCCATAAACATACTTGCCAGTTTACCTCTGAAGACTGTGCCCATCTCCCCTCTGAAGTCTGTGCCTATCTCCCCTGGCTCAGCCAAGGGGCTTTGTCCTCCTCAAAGCCTTCTGGGACCAAGCAGCTCTCTGTAGCCTGCCTCTGTGAATTTTGCCTGTGAGGATCAAGTAACCAGGGTTCAGGTATAGTACAGACCCTGAGCCACGCTGGAGTGAGAGAGATTGGGGAAGCCCCGTGAGGAAACGGATGGAGCAGGGGGCTCCAGGACATGTGGGGGCTGGCTGGCGGTGGGGGTGTGCTGAGACGTGTGTAGGCTCCCACCCTCTCATCTCTGTGGTCTTAGCATGGTTTGGAGACACAAGACACCAAGGTGGCCAGAGGCTGCTTGGAACTCAACTAGGAGACAACTGGGGTAGGAAGAGACGCAAGGGCTCCTGCCGTGTGTTACAGGTGTAGAGACAGCTCAGACAGCACAGCACCCAGAGGGTACGCCCGAGTGACAGGTCCCAGTGCTCCACGCATGGCCTTCTGCTGCCAAAGCATTCACGTGGGCTGCAGAATCTGCCTCAGCCGCCTGTAGTGACACTCAGGGGCCTTAGGGCCAGGACTTCAAGGTGTCCTTTATGGTGTATTCTTGCTCCCCATACTGTCTTTTCCCACTTGTCCACCTGATGACTCCTCTGTGCCTGGGTGATGTCACTTCCTCCTTGAAGCCTTCTGTCCCACTTCCCCAgctagaaacagggtttcttgctttctctctgaacCCAGCACCCTCGGAACATATCCTGGCAGTTCACTGAATGCATGGGACTCATGTGACATGTGAAAATGAACATGGGGACTTCTAAAGTAGCCAAGGAGACATATACAGGATGCCAGTTTGCAAAACAGTCATGCACAAAATACAGCACAGTCCAACACGCAGACGGTGAGCAGCGATGCCGTGACACATCATGCAATCCCTGCTCCCAGAGCCCCAGGGTGACAGCATCAGAGCCCCCGGCTCCAGTCTGAAACTTGCTCTTTCACTGACAATGGTAAGGGTTATCAATCCCTGGGTCCTCCAGCACCAAGGCCAACACAGCCATCCTCAGTAAccaggcccaggctggcttttccTAACCCCACCCCCTTGACCCTCAGACACCTGCTCTGGCCCAAGGCCCTGGACCTTCACAAGCATCCCAAAGCCCATTGGCTTCTCTTTCTACCAGCAACCATCTTAAAAGGGAGTTAGGCTGTATAAGGAGTGCTTGTCGCTTAGAGAAAAAAGCCCTTTCCTGGCTTACACTCTAGGCATTCTCAGCACTTGGCTGCCTGCACCTCACCACCTTTTCTATCTGGTCAAAGCCTGTCCGTCCTCCACAGCTGCCCCGCCCGCTCAAACACGCACCTGCCTACCCTCCCACACCTACACAAACCTGTTCACCAGGGCTGTGGCTCATCTGCCCACTCTGTAGCCCAAAGACCCTTGCCAACTGCAGACCCCACACATGGAACTGCTTTTATCCGGCAGACTGGGACCACCACTGGACTGACTGACTCTGGGCAGCTTCCACTGATTGACATAAGCTCATTGGAGGTTTTCTTCAAACCCCAAAGAAGTGGCAGGGAACTGGCTCTGGTGCAATGAGGACAAAAGCAGGACCAGTTCCCATGGCCTGGTAGGGAAACAGGCATGGAGCTGGCCCTGGGTCACCTCCCTTTGGGCCTCGCAGGTGACAACAAAGCCACAGCAAGAAAGAGGACCAGGGAGGGTTACCACGGGCTTGAATGCCAGCTTCATTccagtgggtggggagggggtgcttcTTCTGGGCCTTCCTGGCTTGCAGGGGCCCCATTCCCCACAGCCTGGCCCCCACTCCCAGCAGCCTGGCTTTATGACTTCATTCACTGGTCACTTGGTGACAATGCTGAGCGTTCCACTCCTTCAAGTccaggcccagcccagcccagccagacGCCTCCCCAGTGGGAATGAGGACAATGCCTGCTGGCCCGGGTGAGGAGGGGATGTAGAGGGCGGCGGCACCGGCCGCTCCTGGCACCATGGACGATGCCGCGGTCCTAAGGAAGAAGGGTTACATCGTGGGGATCAATCTGGGTAAGGGCTCCTACGCCAAAGTCAAGTCTGCCTACTCTGAGCGCCTCAAGTTCAATGTGGCAGTGAAGATCATAGACCGCAAGAAAACACCCACTGACTTTGTGGAGAGATTCCTTCCTAGGGAGATGGACATCCTGGCGACTGTCAACCACCGCTCCATCATTAAGACCTATGAGATCTTTGAGACCTCAGATGGACGCATCTACATTGTCATGGAGTTGGGCGTCCAGGGCGACCTCCTCGAGTTTATCAAGTGCCGAGGAGCCCTGCATGAGGACGTGGCACGCAAGATGTTCCGCCAGCTCTCCTCAGCCGTCAAATACTGCCACGATCTGGATGTCGTCCACCGAGACCTCAAGTGCGAGAACCTTCTGCTCGACAAGGACTTCAACATCAAGCTGTCTGACTTCGGCTTCTCCAAGCGCTGCCTGCGGGACGGGAGCGGGCGCATCGTCCTCAGCAAAACCTTCTGTGGGTCAGCGGCTTACGCGGCCCCCGAGGTGCTGCAGGGCATCCCCTACCAGCCCAAGGTGTATGACATCTGGAGCTTGGGCGTGATCCTCTACATCATGGTCTGTGGCTCCATGCCCTACGATGACTCTGACATCAAAAAGATGCTGCGCATCCAGAAGGAGCACAGAGTGGACTTCCCACGCTCCAAGAACCTGACTGGTGAGTGCAAGGACCTCATCTACCGCATCCTACAGCCAGATGTCAACCGGCGGCTGCACATTGATGAGATCCTCAGCCATTCGTGGCTACAGCTCCCCAAGCCCAAAGCCATGTCGTCTGCCTCCTtcaagagggagggggagggcaagtATCGAGCTGAGTGCAAGTTGGATTCTCGACCGGGCTCAAGACCTGAACACCGGCCTGACCACAAGCTTGGGGCCAAACCCCAGCACCGGGCGCCAGTGGCACCCGAGAatgaagaaaggatggaggagaggCTGGCTGAGACTTCCAGAGCTAAAGACCACCACGTCTCTGGAGCTGAGGTGGGGAAAGCAAGTAACTAGTGTGGTGGAGAGAGCCCTGGGGGGTCATGGTGTGCAGTTTGCACTCACATAAGCTAAATAGGCAGGTAGGGAGCTGAAGAAGGCCCAGGTGCAAGGAACAAGTAAAATCCGTCAATTAAACCACTATTTTGATTACGTTCTATTAGCTTTCTTCCACTTAGTAGCGAAGACATTAATGACTGACCACCAAATAAACCACAAA encodes:
- the Tssk1b gene encoding testis-specific serine/threonine-protein kinase 1 produces the protein MDDAAVLKRRGYIMGINLGEGSYAKVKSAYSERLKFNVAVKIIDRKKAPADFLEKFLPREIEILAMLNHRSIVKTYEIFETSDGKVYIVMELGVQGDLLEFIKTRGALQEDDARKKFHQLSSAIKYCHDLDVVHRDLKCENLLLDKDFNIKLSDFGFSKRCLRDDSGRLILSKTFCGSAAYAAPEVLQGIPYQPKVYDIWSLGVILYIMVCGSMPYDDSNIKKMLRIQKEHRVNFPRSKHLTGECKDLIYRMLQPDVNRRLHIDEILNHCWVQPKARGLSSGAINKEGESSRATEPPWTSEPGPDKKSATKLESREEAQPEDQPETKPQEDNVQVSRHSETLGLSSEVNRDTEEGHPQQPQETHT
- the Tssk2 gene encoding testis-specific serine/threonine-protein kinase 2 — protein: MDDAAVLRKKGYIVGINLGKGSYAKVKSAYSERLKFNVAVKIIDRKKTPTDFVERFLPREMDILATVNHRSIIKTYEIFETSDGRIYIVMELGVQGDLLEFIKCRGALHEDVARKMFRQLSSAVKYCHDLDVVHRDLKCENLLLDKDFNIKLSDFGFSKRCLRDGSGRIVLSKTFCGSAAYAAPEVLQGIPYQPKVYDIWSLGVILYIMVCGSMPYDDSDIKKMLRIQKEHRVDFPRSKNLTGECKDLIYRILQPDVNRRLHIDEILSHSWLQLPKPKAMSSASFKREGEGKYRAECKLDSRPGSRPEHRPDHKLGAKPQHRAPVAPENEERMEERLAETSRAKDHHVSGAEVGKASN